A genome region from Jeotgalibacillus aurantiacus includes the following:
- a CDS encoding biotin--[acetyl-CoA-carboxylase] ligase, which produces MVSEIRRSILTALSSGGDQFLSGQELAEKAGCSRTAIWKHIEDLRQAGFVIESKRKKGYRLVSKGDSIKESDLLLGLKTETLGRTVHYFESVESTQKIAHQLAQEKAPEGTLVIAEEQVTGRGRMARQWHSPKGTGIWMSLLLRPLLPPQKAPQFTLIAAVAIVEAIKEVCELKVDIKWPNDLLIEGRKVTGILTELQADSEQIHSLIIGMGINVNQSREDFPSELSSIATSLAIEGNRQFSRSSLIQAIMKNLETYYAIYMEEGFVPIKAKWESYAVTIGRTITARTLNDEITGYASGITEEGVLLLVDQSGKTHKIYSADIE; this is translated from the coding sequence ATGGTTTCTGAAATCAGACGATCAATTTTAACAGCACTATCCTCCGGTGGGGACCAGTTCCTGTCGGGTCAGGAGCTTGCTGAAAAAGCCGGCTGTTCAAGGACAGCGATCTGGAAGCATATTGAGGATTTAAGACAAGCGGGGTTTGTGATCGAGTCAAAAAGAAAAAAGGGTTACCGTCTCGTCAGTAAAGGTGATTCAATAAAAGAAAGTGATTTATTACTTGGTTTGAAGACTGAGACGCTTGGCAGAACGGTTCATTATTTCGAGTCAGTTGAATCAACACAGAAAATTGCGCACCAGTTGGCGCAGGAGAAGGCTCCGGAAGGTACGCTTGTGATTGCTGAAGAACAGGTAACAGGCCGGGGGAGAATGGCCAGACAGTGGCATTCACCGAAAGGGACCGGAATCTGGATGAGCCTGTTATTGAGACCGCTCCTTCCCCCGCAAAAGGCACCTCAATTCACTTTGATTGCTGCTGTAGCGATCGTGGAGGCAATCAAAGAAGTTTGCGAGCTGAAGGTAGATATTAAATGGCCGAACGATCTTTTAATCGAAGGAAGAAAGGTGACTGGCATCCTCACAGAACTTCAGGCGGACAGTGAACAGATTCACTCACTGATCATTGGAATGGGTATTAACGTGAATCAGTCCCGGGAAGATTTCCCGTCTGAACTGAGTTCGATCGCAACTTCACTCGCCATTGAAGGCAACAGGCAGTTTTCACGTTCTTCCCTTATTCAGGCCATAATGAAGAATCTTGAAACGTATTATGCCATTTACATGGAAGAAGGTTTTGTGCCGATCAAGGCTAAATGGGAATCATATGCTGTAACGATTGGAAGGACCATCACCGCCCGGACATTGAACGATGAAATCACAGGTTATGCTTCTGGTATTACGGAGGAAGGCGTCCTGCTATTAGTCGATCAATCAGGTAAAACGCATAAAATCTACTCTGCAGATATCGAATAA